The following proteins are encoded in a genomic region of Oncorhynchus masou masou isolate Uvic2021 chromosome 32, UVic_Omas_1.1, whole genome shotgun sequence:
- the LOC135526986 gene encoding left-right determination factor 2-like: protein MAYFPMWLLCASAILSLTHSFNQENLKEAMLQRLGLKELPRIHKRDLENLVVPSHIRNKYLTLLKLHHERRRRSLPSLAGILRGYSGNADISGEILYSDATRERLVFDMEARVPANSELTMAELRLYQNAPHKLHLAGRKSQKQGNNARVSVYWVEVLENGANRSSLVDSRLVPIYETGWKGFDVTQAVHYWSKGRREVPLRLELRVEGERPGSYAAEMAKSMRFTAQDPSDQSTGKPELLFYTLNLEEYGSRGDCQSSKPNGICCREDHFINFRELTWTQYWVIEPAGYQSFRCAGGCKQPKRHYGYGERRCAATENAPLPIMYLVKKGDYTEIEVAEFPNMIVEKCRCTMDNVSV from the exons ATGGCATATTTCCCAATGTGGCTGCTGTGCGCCAGTGCGATACTGTCTCTAACGCACAGCTTCAACCAAGAGAACCTGAAAGAGGCTATGCTTCAGAGGCTTGGACTGAAGGAACTCCCAAGGATCCATAAAAGGGACTTGGAAAACCTGGTCGTTCCTAGCCACATCAGAAACAAGTACCTGACCCTGCTGAAGCTGCACCACGAGAGGAGACGCCGCTCTCTGCCCAGCCTAGCAGGAATCCTCAGGGGGTATTCCGGGAACGCAG ATATATCGGGGGAGATTCTTTACTCTGACGCCACCAGAGAGCGGTTGGTTTTCGACATGGAGGCCAGGgtcccagccaacagcgagttgacCATGGCGGAGCTCAGACTCTACCAGAACGCCCCTCATAAACTGCACCTGGCCGGGAGAAAGAGTCAAAAGCAGGGCAACAACGCACGGGTCAGCGTCTACTGGGTGGAGGTTCTAGAGAACGGCGCCAACCGCTCCTCACTGGTAGACTCAAG GTTGGTGCCAATCTACGAGACTGGGTGGAAAGGTTTTGATGTGACGCAGGCCGTACACTACTGGTCGAAGGGACGTCGCGAGGTGCCGCTGCGCCTGGAGCTGCGGGTCGAGGGGGAGAGACCGGGAAGCTACGCAGCCGAGATGGCCAAGAGTATGCGCTTTACCGCGCAGGACCCCTCTGACCAGAGCACGGGAAAACCTGAGCTTCTTTTTTACACCTTGAACCTGGAGGAATATGG TTCCCGTGGTGACTGCCAGTCCAGCAAGCCGAACGGCATATGCTGCAGAGAAGACCACTTCATCAACTTCCGGGAGCTAACTTGGACTCAATACTGGGTCATCGAACCTGCGGGCTACCAGTCCTTCCGATGCGCAGGAGGTTGCAAGCAGCCAAAGCGTCATTATGGCTACGGAGAACGGCGGTGCGCCGCTACGGAGAACGCGCCGCTACCTATAATGTACCTGGTGAAAAAAGGAGACTACACTGAGATTGAAGTGGCCGAGTTTCCCAACATGATAGTGGAGAAGTGCAGATGTACAATGGACAATGTATCTGTTTGA